From Girardinichthys multiradiatus isolate DD_20200921_A chromosome 3, DD_fGirMul_XY1, whole genome shotgun sequence, the proteins below share one genomic window:
- the lingo4b gene encoding leucine-rich repeat and immunoglobulin-like domain-containing nogo receptor-interacting protein 4b — translation MFVESVVRWCVWSILLQFGLGVSAGGCPTRCMCRLEAREAICSGKYLTSVPEGFSNDARRLDLSRNRIKTVGRRQFSGLLQLQELDLSDNIISMIEVEAFLGLRNLRTLRIKNNRLKILPVGVFSGLSSLRFVDLSQNEILVFLDYTFKEMANLQRLEAGENDLVFISQRAFFGLQNLQELNLDRSNLTSIPSEALSQLQSLAKLRMIRLTISAIPNNAFRRLHRLQSLMISNWPALDTVAASSLIGLNLTSLVISSCNLSSIPYAALRHLVYLRFLDLSYNPINVIQGNLLGDLLRLQELHLAGSSLLQIEPGAFKGLSFFHMLNVTSNQLTTLEESVFHSVGNLQVLRLDGNPLACDCRLLWVVRRRLRLNFDGHQPTCFSPDRVKHREFREFSEKELPKLFTCRPARILDRRPQEVRVEESTTVQFSCKADGDPLPVFTWIFSHKTVISASGRIRVLPNGTLEVRFAQVQDSGTYQCLAGNAAGNDSLTVGLHVKGLPRNRSIPLFTEEDWVEPSTAQAANSSAQMAKPYPFDAKTLIIATTMGFLSFFSSVAICFVFMFFWSQSKGQIKHTATIDFVPRSSVGGGGDGGDGGRFTMKLI, via the coding sequence ATGTTTGTGGAGTCAGTTGTTCGATGGTGTGTGTGGAGCATCCTGCTACAGTTTGGACTAGGTGTATCTGCAGGAGGCTGTCCTACACGCTGTATGTGCCGACTTGAGGCAAGAGAAGCGATTTGCTCTGGCAAATATTTGACTTCTGTGCCAGAGGGTTTCTCCAACGATGCCAGGCGTTTGGATTTATCCCGCAATAGGATTAAAACTGTGGGACGTCGTCAATTCTCTGGCCTACTGCAACTTCAAGAGCTGGACCTCAGTGATAATATAATCTCCATGATTGAGGTAGAGGCTTTTTTGGGCCTTAGGAATCTTAGGACACTTCGAATTAAGAATAACCGTCTCAAGATCCTTCCAGTTGGGGTGTTCTCAGGCCTGTCCAGCCTTCGCTTTGTGGATTTGAGCCAGAATGAGATTCTGGTCTTCTTGGACTACACATTTAAAGAAATGGCCAATCTTCAAAGACTGGAAGCCGGAGAGAATGACCTTGTCTTCATCTCTCAAAGGGCTTTCTTTGGTCTGCAGAATCTACAAGAGCTTAACTTAGACCGCAGCAACCTGACCTCCATTCCCAGTGAAGCCTTGTCTCAACTCCAGAGTCTGGCAAAACTTCGCATGATACGCCTAACTATTTCTGCAATACCCAACAACGCTTTCCGACGACTCCACCGTTTGCAAAGCCTCATGATCTCAAACTGGCCAGCATTGGACACAGTGGCTGCCAGCAGTCTAATTGGTCTAAATTTGACCTCGCTTGTCATTAGTAGCTGCAACCTAAGCTCAATTCCTTATGCAGCACTTCGTCATCTAGTGTATCTGCGCTTTCTAGACCTGTCCTACAACCCTATCAATGTCATCCAGGGTAACCTGCTGGGGGATCTCCTGAGACTCCAGGAGTTGCATCTTGCAGGGTCAAGTCTGTTACAAATAGAGCCAGGAGCCTTCAAGGGACTGTCCTTTTTTCACATGCTTAATGTAACATCAAATCAGCTTACTACTTTAGAGGAGAGTGTTTTCCATTCTGTGGGGAACCTTCAGGTGTTGCGGTTGGATGGGAATCCCCTTGCATGTGATTGCCGACTTCTGTGGGTGGTCCGTCGCAGGCTGCGCTTGAACTTTGATGGACATCAGCCCACTTGTTTTTCTCCTGATAGGGTGAAACATCGGGAGTTCAGAGAGTTCTCAGAAAAGGAACTTCCAAAGCTTTTCACCTGTCGTCCTGCTCGTATCTTGGACCGCAGGCCACAGGAGGTGAGAGTGGAAGAGAGTACCACGGTTCAGTTTTCCTGCAAGGCTGATGGGGATCCATTACCGGTGTTCACCTGGATTTTCTCTCATAAGACTGTGATCTCTGCTTCAGGAAGAATTAGAGTTTTGCCGAACGGTACTCTTGAGGTGCGTTTTGCCCAGGTACAGGACAGTGGTACATATCAGTGCCTGGCAGGAAATGCAGCTGGCAATGACAGCCTAACTGTGGGTCTACATGTGAAGGGACTCCCACGTAACAGATCCATTCCTTTGTTCACAGAAGAAGACTGGGTTGAGCCTTCAACTGCCCAAGCTGCCAACTCTTCAGCACAAATGGCCAAGCCGTACCCATTTGATGCAAAGACCCTGATCATCGCCACCACCATGGGCTTCCTGTCATTCTTCAGTTCTGTGGCCATCTGTTttgtcttcatgtttttctggaGTCAGAGCAAAGGTCAGATCAAGCACACAGCAACTATTGACTTTGTTCCTCGGTCTTCTGTTGGTGGAGGAGGGGATGGAGGTGATGGTGGCAGGTTTACTATGAAGCTTATTTAA